A part of Kitasatospora acidiphila genomic DNA contains:
- a CDS encoding IS1380 family transposase, translating into MHTTGSRPRLVVSADGRGVVSHAGSRLLADLADATGLTRAFSEALRRLRPRGTGHDPGRIAVDLAVMLADGGEAIADLTLLRDQPEVFGPVASTPTAWRLLAGIDPAALKALRAARAAAREIAWLQAGETRHGIPAAQAGGRELPGLVLDIDATLVTCHSEKENAAPTYKRGFGYHPLLCFLDNTGEALAGVLRPGNAAANTAADHIAVLDAALAQIPDAHRHGTEILVRADSAGSAKAFLAHIRALRSRGIHASFSVGWSITEPVRRAIRHLPDRVWHPALEQDGSLRDGAEVAELTGLVNLPGLPEGTRIIVRRERPHPGAQLSLFDLDEGMRHQILLTDTPHGQGSLQLLEVRHRAHARVEDRIRCGKTTGFGRFPSRHFAINTAWLELSLTAIDLLAWTQALLLEGELATAEPKKLRYRVLHAAARITRGARRLHLRIAATWPWRHDLAHAFTRLQALPRPVT; encoded by the coding sequence GTGCACACTACCGGGTCACGTCCCCGGCTCGTCGTCTCCGCCGACGGGCGCGGGGTCGTCAGCCACGCCGGATCCCGGCTGCTGGCCGATCTCGCCGACGCCACCGGCCTCACCCGCGCCTTCAGCGAGGCCCTGCGCCGGCTTCGTCCGCGCGGCACCGGCCACGATCCGGGCCGGATCGCGGTCGACCTGGCGGTGATGCTCGCCGACGGCGGCGAGGCCATCGCCGACCTGACCCTGCTGCGTGACCAGCCCGAAGTCTTCGGCCCCGTCGCCTCCACCCCGACCGCCTGGCGGCTGCTGGCCGGTATCGACCCCGCCGCGCTCAAAGCGTTGCGCGCGGCCCGCGCCGCCGCCCGCGAGATCGCCTGGCTGCAGGCCGGTGAGACCCGCCACGGCATCCCCGCTGCGCAAGCGGGCGGGCGCGAACTACCAGGCCTGGTCCTGGACATCGATGCCACTCTGGTCACCTGCCACTCCGAGAAGGAGAACGCGGCGCCGACCTACAAGCGCGGCTTCGGCTACCACCCGCTGCTGTGCTTCCTCGACAACACGGGCGAGGCCCTGGCAGGTGTGCTGCGGCCGGGCAACGCCGCCGCGAACACGGCCGCCGACCACATCGCCGTGCTCGACGCCGCGCTCGCCCAGATCCCCGACGCCCACCGCCACGGCACCGAGATCCTCGTCCGCGCCGACAGCGCCGGCTCCGCCAAAGCGTTCCTGGCCCACATTCGCGCCCTGCGCTCGCGCGGGATCCACGCGTCGTTCTCCGTCGGATGGTCCATCACCGAGCCGGTCCGCCGGGCGATCCGCCACCTGCCCGACCGTGTATGGCATCCCGCCCTCGAACAGGACGGCTCCCTGCGCGACGGCGCCGAGGTCGCCGAGCTGACCGGCCTGGTCAACCTGCCGGGCCTGCCCGAGGGCACCCGGATCATCGTCCGCCGTGAACGCCCGCACCCCGGCGCCCAGCTGTCTCTGTTCGACCTGGACGAGGGCATGCGCCACCAGATCCTCCTCACCGACACCCCCCACGGCCAGGGCTCCCTGCAACTGCTGGAGGTCCGCCACCGCGCGCACGCCCGTGTCGAGGACCGGATCCGTTGCGGCAAGACCACCGGATTCGGCCGCTTCCCCTCGCGTCACTTCGCCATCAACACCGCGTGGCTGGAGCTGTCCCTGACCGCCATCGACCTGCTTGCCTGGACTCAAGCCCTCCTGCTGGAGGGAGAGTTGGCCACAGCTGAGCCGAAGAAGCTCCGTTACCGGGTGCTCCACGCCGCCGCCCGCATCACCCGCGGCGCCCGCCGACTGCACCTGCGGATCGCCGCCACCTGGCCCTGGCGCCACGACCTCGCGCACGCATTCACCCGACTGCAGGCCCTGCCCCGGCCCGTCACCTGA
- a CDS encoding class II fructose-bisphosphate aldolase — translation MTLTPTDEIARAAAESTVGVGAFNVVQLEHAQAIVAGAEAAGRPVILQISENTARYHGALEPIALASLATARAASVPVAVHLDHAESVDLVREAVELGFTSVMFDAAKLPYAENVAATREIAAHCRSRGVWVEAELGEVGGKDGAHAPGVRTDPAEAAEFVAATGVDALAVAVGSSHTMLTRDAVLDFALISRLREAVPVPLVLHGSSGVSDIDLAEAVRAGMTKVNISTHLNKTFTQTVRAYLDTHAEVADTRKYLGPARDAVAAEVARLLRVLSTI, via the coding sequence ATGACGCTCACCCCGACCGATGAGATAGCCCGAGCCGCCGCCGAAAGCACGGTGGGCGTAGGCGCGTTCAACGTCGTCCAGCTCGAGCACGCGCAGGCCATCGTGGCCGGCGCCGAGGCGGCCGGGCGCCCGGTGATCCTCCAGATCAGCGAGAACACCGCCCGCTACCACGGCGCCCTCGAACCGATCGCGCTCGCCTCGCTCGCCACTGCCCGGGCCGCGAGCGTCCCCGTGGCCGTCCACCTCGACCATGCCGAATCGGTCGACCTCGTACGCGAGGCCGTCGAACTCGGCTTCACCTCGGTCATGTTCGACGCCGCCAAGCTCCCCTACGCGGAGAACGTCGCCGCCACCCGGGAGATCGCCGCGCACTGCCGCAGCAGGGGCGTCTGGGTCGAGGCCGAACTCGGCGAGGTCGGCGGCAAGGACGGCGCCCACGCCCCCGGTGTGCGCACCGACCCGGCCGAGGCCGCGGAGTTCGTCGCCGCGACCGGCGTGGACGCCCTCGCCGTTGCCGTGGGCAGCTCCCACACCATGCTCACCCGCGACGCCGTCCTCGACTTCGCTCTCATCTCCCGCCTGCGCGAGGCCGTGCCCGTGCCGCTCGTGCTGCACGGCTCCTCCGGCGTCAGCGACATCGACCTCGCCGAGGCCGTCCGGGCGGGCATGACGAAGGTCAACATCTCCACCCACCTGAACAAGACGTTCACCCAGACCGTCCGCGCGTACCTCGACACACATGCCGAGGTCGCCGACACCCGCAAGTACCTCGGCCCCGCCCGCGACGCCGTCGCGGCGGAGGTGGCGCGGTTGCTGCGGGTCCTTTCCACAATCTGA
- a CDS encoding DUF6624 domain-containing protein, whose amino-acid sequence MRPGCSPSTPTTIGASRDTSSTCSPLPQTGAADSQHAALLEDRVRLAAGVPQVFGTQLGWSADGRPDPLPIVEPAGVGGQPAAWGFESLEAYVERLRARA is encoded by the coding sequence TTGCGGCCTGGCTGCTCGCCCAGCACGCCGACCACGATCGGGGCTTCCCGCGATACTTCCTCGACCTGCTCGCCGCTGCCTCAAACTGGGGCTGCCGACTCGCAGCACGCTGCGCTGTTGGAAGACCGCGTACGGCTCGCCGCCGGCGTGCCTCAGGTGTTCGGCACCCAGCTGGGGTGGTCGGCCGACGGCCGACCCGACCCGCTTCCGATCGTCGAGCCCGCCGGAGTCGGTGGGCAGCCGGCCGCGTGGGGATTCGAGTCGCTCGAGGCCTATGTCGAGCGGCTGCGCGCTCGAGCGTGA
- a CDS encoding helix-turn-helix transcriptional regulator, whose translation MPEQFMNVKQTAEYLNMSVAWVYREAAGVGLVPYRFGSGRNAKLQFKISEVQAWVKQQRLPAG comes from the coding sequence GTGCCCGAGCAGTTCATGAATGTTAAGCAGACCGCCGAGTACCTGAATATGTCTGTCGCGTGGGTCTACCGTGAAGCCGCCGGCGTTGGCCTGGTGCCGTACCGGTTCGGGTCAGGGCGGAACGCCAAGCTGCAGTTCAAGATCTCGGAAGTCCAGGCGTGGGTGAAGCAGCAGAGGCTGCCTGCTGGGTGA
- a CDS encoding tyrosine-type recombinase/integrase — protein sequence MATIKLVRGMGTFFKECEHPESAWSRCPHEYKIRYRNAAGRQTEEGGFSDQTKAKTRLAEIYHARKNAPQSQRKAERIQKYGSMQFAEYVADWKKGQRHLNPSSLAHLDSLLTNHLLPEFASRRMGTFDHKVVEAFIQTMERSGTGLATQANAFEKLKAVLLDAHRLGLYEDSPLQGVKPPQYDPKRAAIPSVDQVKQLRTAGSDAFRVVADLMSGCGLRNGEAYAVNVKNIVADDIYRVHEQVNQTTGSFARLKHRKDDEYRDVPLPAYTRRTIEWYADTYGTVGGYLLRRTKDITRPIQGRTFESQWQTIRKSGRVDIPEGMVMYGLRHFFASNCLANGIPITDVAEWMGHRSVDITFKVYRHLMPGSIGRAAQVLDLGLAA from the coding sequence ATGGCAACCATCAAGCTCGTCCGCGGCATGGGCACCTTCTTCAAGGAGTGCGAGCACCCTGAATCGGCGTGGAGCAGGTGCCCGCACGAGTACAAGATCCGCTACCGCAACGCGGCCGGCCGCCAGACCGAGGAAGGCGGCTTCAGCGACCAGACCAAGGCGAAGACCCGCCTCGCCGAGATCTACCACGCGCGGAAGAACGCGCCACAGAGCCAGCGCAAGGCCGAGCGCATCCAGAAGTACGGGAGCATGCAGTTCGCCGAGTACGTCGCGGACTGGAAGAAGGGCCAGCGACACCTCAACCCGAGCTCACTGGCGCACCTCGACTCCCTCCTGACTAACCATCTGCTCCCGGAGTTCGCCAGCCGCCGAATGGGGACGTTCGACCACAAGGTCGTGGAGGCGTTCATCCAGACTATGGAGCGCAGCGGTACCGGCCTTGCCACGCAGGCCAACGCCTTCGAGAAGTTGAAGGCGGTCCTGTTGGACGCGCACCGGCTCGGCCTCTACGAGGACAGCCCGCTCCAAGGCGTCAAGCCGCCGCAGTACGACCCCAAGCGGGCAGCGATCCCGTCGGTCGACCAGGTGAAGCAGCTCCGCACCGCGGGTAGCGACGCGTTCCGCGTGGTGGCCGACCTCATGAGTGGGTGCGGCTTGCGCAACGGTGAAGCGTACGCCGTCAACGTCAAGAACATCGTCGCGGACGACATCTATCGGGTCCACGAGCAGGTCAATCAGACCACCGGGTCTTTCGCGCGCCTGAAGCACCGCAAGGACGACGAGTACCGAGACGTCCCGCTGCCTGCTTACACCCGGCGCACCATCGAGTGGTACGCCGACACCTACGGGACCGTCGGCGGCTACCTCCTCCGCCGCACCAAGGACATCACACGGCCGATACAGGGGCGGACCTTCGAGAGCCAGTGGCAGACAATCAGGAAGTCCGGCCGGGTCGACATCCCCGAAGGCATGGTCATGTACGGCCTGCGCCACTTCTTCGCGTCGAACTGCCTCGCCAACGGCATCCCGATCACCGACGTCGCCGAGTGGATGGGTCACCGCAGCGTCGACATCACCTTCAAGGTCTACCGCCACCTGATGCCCGGCTCCATCGGCCGCGCCGCCCAGGTCCTCGACCTCGGACTGGCCGCCTGA
- a CDS encoding alpha/beta hydrolase, whose translation MGRGTVALVLASLTAALVGCGPNTPDHALGPGAQASPPAATEPAVQPALRAFYQQHPVWTACGELQCATLTVPMDYAQPQDGRTFTLPLIRAAATDPAKRIGSLVFDPGGPGASGVATLKEGGLDSFGKEARAHFDIVGFDPRGVAGSKPAVDCTAQDDTTDQGPGGAEATQPLYPRTDAERQAALADADRSVAACRAHSGDLLPHVGTLDAARDLDVLRAVLGDEKLSYLGWSYGTYLGTVYAEQFRHRVRALVLDGAIDPARDWSEQALSGGRAFRKAVDDYAQKCASVVGKSCPAATPDGIRKLIADLYAKTARHPLRIKGSTDRLDENALHTAVTMSMYAPESQWQALSEGLSTAASSGDGTALAAIAKQSGSLQDDSSGADGAGTADAPPRDNSGDILTAVNCLDSPHPTDPQVYWQLLDRAYQDSGVFGASSVLAELGCRNWPTGPQHPHRVKADGLPPVLVVGTTGDAATPYEDAKSLASQLPGGMLLTFNGLGHTAYGRSNSCVTDAVDGYLVALKPVQPGAGC comes from the coding sequence GTGGGCCGTGGCACGGTCGCCCTGGTCCTGGCATCACTGACCGCCGCCCTTGTCGGTTGCGGCCCGAACACCCCCGACCACGCGCTCGGCCCCGGCGCCCAGGCGTCGCCACCGGCCGCGACCGAGCCGGCCGTCCAGCCCGCCCTGCGCGCCTTCTACCAGCAGCACCCGGTCTGGACCGCCTGCGGCGAGCTGCAGTGCGCCACGCTGACCGTCCCGATGGACTACGCGCAGCCGCAGGACGGGCGGACCTTCACCCTCCCGCTGATCAGGGCTGCCGCGACCGACCCGGCCAAGCGCATCGGATCGCTGGTCTTCGACCCGGGAGGCCCGGGCGCCTCCGGGGTGGCCACGCTGAAGGAGGGCGGCCTGGACTCCTTCGGCAAGGAGGCCAGGGCGCACTTCGACATCGTCGGTTTCGACCCGCGCGGCGTCGCGGGCAGCAAGCCCGCCGTGGACTGCACCGCCCAGGACGACACAACCGACCAAGGTCCCGGCGGCGCCGAGGCGACGCAGCCGCTCTATCCCCGCACCGACGCCGAACGCCAGGCCGCCCTCGCGGACGCCGACCGGAGCGTGGCGGCCTGCCGCGCGCACAGCGGCGACCTCCTGCCGCACGTCGGGACGCTGGACGCGGCCCGCGACCTGGACGTGCTGCGCGCGGTCCTCGGTGACGAGAAGCTGAGCTACCTCGGCTGGTCCTACGGCACCTACCTGGGCACCGTCTACGCCGAGCAGTTCCGGCACCGGGTGCGCGCCCTGGTGCTCGACGGCGCCATCGACCCCGCACGCGACTGGTCCGAGCAGGCGCTCAGCGGTGGACGGGCGTTCCGCAAGGCGGTGGACGACTACGCGCAGAAATGCGCCTCGGTGGTCGGCAAGTCCTGCCCGGCCGCCACACCGGACGGAATCCGCAAGCTCATCGCCGATCTCTACGCCAAGACGGCCCGCCACCCGCTGCGCATCAAGGGCAGCACGGACCGGCTCGACGAGAACGCGCTGCACACGGCCGTCACCATGTCGATGTACGCGCCCGAGTCCCAGTGGCAGGCGCTCTCCGAGGGCCTGAGCACAGCAGCAAGCTCCGGTGACGGCACCGCGCTGGCCGCGATCGCCAAGCAGAGCGGGTCCCTCCAGGACGACAGCTCGGGCGCCGATGGCGCCGGTACCGCCGACGCCCCACCGCGCGACAACAGCGGCGACATCCTGACCGCCGTCAACTGCCTCGACTCGCCGCACCCGACGGACCCTCAGGTGTACTGGCAGCTGCTCGACCGCGCCTACCAGGACTCGGGTGTCTTCGGCGCATCCAGCGTGCTCGCCGAACTGGGCTGCCGGAACTGGCCCACCGGGCCCCAGCACCCGCACCGGGTGAAGGCCGATGGCCTGCCGCCGGTCCTGGTGGTGGGCACCACCGGAGACGCGGCGACCCCGTACGAGGACGCGAAGAGCCTCGCTTCCCAGCTGCCCGGCGGCATGCTGCTCACCTTCAACGGCCTTGGCCACACCGCCTATGGGCGAAGCAACAGCTGCGTCACCGACGCGGTGGACGGCTACCTCGTCGCCCTCAAGCCCGTCCAGCCCGGCGCCGGCTGCTGA
- a CDS encoding PI-PLC domain-containing protein, with the protein MDLTGPQLSRRTFTRSAVVLGAAGALAGLGALGTARAASLPGGADWLAALPDSAPLARLTIPGTHDTCALYDGPLVQCQNLSVPDQLTAGIRFLDMRCRAINGVFAIHHSQFFQISRDWRFLPGQRPGARFGVSKVSASLRGVRTDHGNHQARPRHGHLLQGVRAP; encoded by the coding sequence ATGGATCTGACCGGACCTCAGCTCAGTCGGCGTACCTTCACCCGCTCGGCGGTCGTGCTCGGCGCGGCCGGTGCGCTAGCCGGGCTCGGCGCTCTCGGCACCGCCCGGGCCGCCTCATTGCCCGGCGGCGCCGACTGGCTGGCCGCCCTGCCGGACAGCGCACCACTGGCCCGGCTGACCATCCCCGGCACCCATGACACCTGCGCCCTCTACGACGGCCCGCTCGTCCAGTGCCAGAACCTGTCGGTGCCCGACCAACTCACCGCCGGAATCCGCTTCCTGGACATGCGCTGCCGGGCGATCAACGGCGTCTTCGCGATCCACCACTCGCAGTTCTTCCAGATATCACGGGATTGGCGTTTTCTCCCAGGTCAGAGGCCTGGTGCACGCTTCGGAGTCAGCAAAGTGTCAGCAAGTCTCCGAGGAGTGCGAACCGATCATGGCAACCATCAAGCTCGTCCGCGGCATGGGCACCTTCTTCAAGGAGTGCGAGCACCCTGA